Genomic DNA from Brassica rapa cultivar Chiifu-401-42 chromosome A04, CAAS_Brap_v3.01, whole genome shotgun sequence:
tcaaaaaaaaaaaatgcaacaaGAGTTATCCCAAGTCCCCATCCAAAATTTACTCAACTCTTTGACTTGTTCTATATgatgtctttttcttttcctcGGAAATATAATAATTGAAGTGAACAAAAAACAATGACAAGTGAAGACACTCTTGCAAAAATTTCTTTGCACGATTGATATTAATCTTTTTTAAGTCATTTCCTCTGCAATCGAAAGTTAtttaataatacaaaaaaaaattgaatccaaaaaccaaaagaataaaGAAAGGAATCCTAAAACATGAGCTGATGGAATAAAGATGAGAGGAAAGTGTCTACTCTTTCTGACTTGTTGTCCACTATATTATTCCCTCCTCCACCACTACCACCTTCCTACAAACAcgacaaaaggaaaaaaataaagcgagacacaaagagagaaagagaaaagagagagacatGGATCTTGATTGGGTATCAGCTTTTTTCAAGAACAACGAATGGCTGATAGTGTATCTCAAAGGCATGGTAAAGCCTGCGGCGGCTCTCGCGGTTGTGCTTCTAGCCGTGGCTCTCTCCTACTCGCAGAAACTCTCTTTGGAAGGAGACATGATATACTCTGTTTTACGATCCTTTCTTCAGCTCTCTGTCATCGGATTCGTTCTTCAGTTCATCTTTAACCAAGAAAACGCCGGCTGGATCATCCTCGCTTACCTCTTCATGGTAACACAGTAACACTTCAAAGTTCGAAAttcaaaaatgataaattatatttaatttaaaatattattttttaattctgGTCAGGTCTCTGTTGCCGGTTACACCGCCGGACAACGTGCAAAGCACGTGCCACGTGGAAAGTACGTGGCCGGAGTATCTATCCTCGCCGGAACTTCAATCACAATGttcctcctcgtcgtcctcaatGTCTTTCCTTTCACTCCTAGGTATATCATCCCTGTGGCCGGGATGATGGTCGGAAACGCCATGACGGTCACCGGAGTTACCATGAAACAGCTACGAGATGACATCAAGATGCAGCTAAACCTGGTTAAACTTCTTTACATCAATGATTTTGTACTTAACCGAACCAAGTTCCCGGTTTAAACCTGGTTAAACTTATTCTTTAGAACAATGATTTTACACAGCTTAACCGAACCAAGTTTCCGGTTTAATTGCCATAGGTTGAGACGGCATTGGCACTAGGAGCGACGCCAAGACAAGCGACGTTACAACAGGTGAAGAGAGCTTTGGTGATATCTCTATCTCCGGTTTTGGATAGCTGCAAAACCGTTGGTTTGATCTCGTTACCGGGAGCCATGACCGGTATGATAATGGGCGGTGCGTCGCCTCTTGAAGCTATCCAGCTACAGATAGTTGTGATGAACATGATGGTTGGAGCAGCAACCGTTAGTAGCATCATGTGTACCTATCTTTGTTGGCCATCTTTCTTCACTAAAGCATACCAGTTACAAACTCGTGTCTTCTCAAGTTGAAAGTACTAATTATCCATTTACTTTCAACAGTCTTAAAATCATAACATTGTTTTTGTAAACTATATACATTAACAAAAACagattatttaacaaaataaatgtaGAATGGGGAGATTAAATACAACTTTTAATTAATTGATTAGATATCATATAACGAAGAAATACAAATATTTagctttaaaataaataaaataaaacacgaCAATGTTTTTATGATTTTCAGACAATAAGACcaatcaagaaaaagaaaaaaactgttTTATCACCTCCGTTTGTTCTTACTTCCAATCAACAACGTGAAGTAAAACAAAACCCTAAAGAAGAACCCCCACGCAACCGTGATCCACAAGCAATTCCACTTACTAATCTCCGTAACCCCCTGCTGCTTCAAAATATCAATCCCCGTCGTCACACACGTCTCCGCCGTCACATTAATCCCCAAAACACCGCTCATACTCTTCAACAAACTCAGCTTCACAGCGTTCGGAAACTGCCCCAGCGGCGAGTTATCGAATATCTGAATCCCTCGGACAAAACACTTGGTCGTATCTTCAAACTCGTTCTGCAAAACCCCTTCGTAAGGGTACTTCACTAAGGATAGGTAATGGAACCAGATCCAGTAGAGAGGGATACGGTCACGAGAGATGAAGAATCCAGAGAAGAGGAGGAAGTAAGCGAGGATGGCTACAACAACAGTGAATCCGAGCATCACGTTCGATACGACGCCGGATAGGAACGTCACGAAGGAGCTTCCGGCCCAGAAGGAAGCCAAGAtggtgaggaagaagaagaggaagccgcTGGCGCCTCCGGCGAGACCGACGGCGAAGAAAGTGGTGGCTGCGAAGCACGCGGCGAGGAATATGAGAGAAGGGATTGAGATAATGGACTGTGAGAGGACGTAGGAGGATCTGCGGTACGCGTTGTAAGCGGTCTCTCTCATGAAGATGTAACGCTCTTGGAGAAAGACCGGGATGGCCTCCGCGCACGTGTAGAACGTGGTGGACATCGCGAAGGCGAAGAAGCCTAGACGCTCTTGGACTCCTTTGGGGGAGTTGTCTAGTTTCGTGAACATCGTGGCTAATATGATTCCAGTGACCATTACAGCTCCTATGCGCATCCCGATGAGTTCGGGCTGCCTCATCGAGTTGAGTACAGAGCGTTTGCCGATAACGATCATTTCGATCCAGAAGGGATTCGCGTAAGTTTGGAATGAGGAGGGagagtttgttgttgttgctgctccGGAGACGAGTTTCCCTTTGGAGATGCTCGCGGTGATCGCTTCTTTGAGAGTGATACCGTTGTTGTAGTAGCGCGCTGCTGCTTGTTGTTTCGCCCGCCATTCCTTGTGGTACTCGACGAGTTTCTTGGTTCCTTCTGGGGAATTCTCCAGCTCCCGGATGAGATCGAGAGCAAACTCTGTTTTGTTCTCGTTCTCAGGGATAGGATGGTCGAATTCGGAGAAGAATTGAGGGAGGTATGTCGGCGAGCCGCTGAAGACTGTGTTTCCTCTAGAAAGGAAGATTAGTCTGTCTAGCAAGCCCATGATTCTGTAGCTAGGCTGGTGGATGGACATGATGACTATGCTACCACTTTGCGCGATTCTTTGTAACACTTTGATGACCATGTAGGCACTTGTAGAGTCCAACCCTGAGGTTGGCTCGTCGAGAAAGAGTATAATCGGGTCGTGGATGATGTCGATCCCAATCGAAACACGTCTCCTTTCTCCTCCAGATATCCCTCTATGTCCTTCATCACCAATCATGGTTCTTGCCGCACTTCTTAGACCTAGTTGGTCGATTAAAGATTGTACtcttgctttcttcttcttcttggagaGGGAGCGAGGGAGCCTGAACTCTGCTGAGAACATTAGAGTCTCCTCAACGGTGAGCATAGGGAAGAGAAGGTCGTCTTGCATCACGTAAGCCGATATGACTTTCTGGAGGCTGGACTCAAGAACCTCTCCGTTTAAGGTGATGGAGCCTCTGAGGCTGTCTTTGGCTATACGGTTGGCTAATGCATCGATGAGCGTTGACTTACCTGACCCACTTGCTCCAAGAACAGCCATCATCTCCCCTTCGTGGGCTTCGCCTGAGATACCATTCAGTAGTATCTTGGTGTTCAAGGCGGAATCATTTGATGATGAGTTTCCGCAAAAGGGAGGAAACTTTTTCTTGATCTTCACGCTATAGGTCAAGTCGGTGAAGGAAAGAACAAAAGGGGAAGAGGTTATAGAAGAAGCTGGAGCTGAGGTCCATGAGTTGAAAGAAGATGCTGAAGAAGTGAGAGGTGAGGCCATTTCTAAACCCCGGTGATCATTACTTGCATCATCCACGTTCATGAGAAGCTCTCCGAGTGTGGCGGTAACTCTAGGCGTGTCTCTTGGACATCTCTCCATGGAGTTTGAATAAAACAGAGGAAGATCATTATTGTTGCCGGCTACTACCCTTTTGGTTGGAGATAGTTTTCCAAGAAAGCcagacatgttttttttttctttctaattttaTCAGGTTGTTGGGTTTAAGCTCATCCCACAAAGAAGATATGAATAGGGATGAGAAGAGGCTATATAAGGAGTGTTTGACAGACGAATGAAAGTAGTAGGAAATGGTCAATGTGGGTGGGTGAGCTCTATGTATCTAACAAAGGCTTTTTCTGGTTTTGTATATGTTGATGCAATGTGTTAACCTAAAAGTAAATGGTTAGGTGAGAGGAGTTGTGCACAAAAACCCTTATGTTTTATGTCTATTTCTTGGGGCTTAACGTATGTTTAACAACTTGGGTTTAGCTACACGGGTTTTATGGATTGAACAAATGATTTTTAGGCACAAAACATATGGTGTTGATGGCAGTCTGTTGAGAAATATTGTCCATCGAGGATTACATTTAACTGTGTTAGCGAGTAGCTGTCCAAGTCGTGCTAAACGGGCAAACTCGTACCTATCTTACgataataacaatataaaattgttgttctatttcaattttattcTATTAATGTATCATCACTTTTCTAAACTATCATATAATTTGAAGAATAAGGATGgttgatattttattatttcatttgaTTTTCAGCTGATATTGATATTTGTATTTCTTAACTGAAATATATCTTCAGTTAAGTAGTAATGAGGAAACATTTGTTGTACAAAGCCTAAGCATTGTCTTAGAGCAACATTGTTGCAAGGATCTACTAGGAGTACttctcaaaacaaaaacaaaattaataaaaagtaaTTATTTGTGTTGATGGGTATGATCTCAATATATTTACTTTGAGTTGGATTTTTCATACCATATTGAGATACCCATCATCAAACAATGATATCTTTGTATACCATATTAGTACTCCCTCGGTTCCTAAATgatccatgttttagaaaaatattttgtttctaaaagatccatattttatattttcaatgtatgtaataatggaaaattgtaaatttcaaaaacattaattgtgtttactgaattttgattggttaaaaatcatagaaaatagctaaacacaaaaaaatcatacatttattatcaaaattttaagtgttttcttaataagtgtgaaaattctaaaacatagattatttaggaacagagggagtataatttAAGAATATTGAGTTGAGAAACTTTCATAGGAGGTGTTCTTATATGTCTAGAATCAACCATTTGATGTGgtaaaatgtttatcaaaaaagaaagataGGATATTAGTCTtttcttaaaacattttttaaaatattagtttgta
This window encodes:
- the LOC103865591 gene encoding protein ALUMINUM SENSITIVE 3, which translates into the protein MDLDWVSAFFKNNEWLIVYLKGMVKPAAALAVVLLAVALSYSQKLSLEGDMIYSVLRSFLQLSVIGFVLQFIFNQENAGWIILAYLFMVSVAGYTAGQRAKHVPRGKYVAGVSILAGTSITMFLLVVLNVFPFTPRYIIPVAGMMVGNAMTVTGVTMKQLRDDIKMQLNLVETALALGATPRQATLQQVKRALVISLSPVLDSCKTVGLISLPGAMTGMIMGGASPLEAIQLQIVVMNMMVGAATVSSIMCTYLCWPSFFTKAYQLQTRVFSS
- the LOC103865592 gene encoding ABC transporter G family member 2, whose translation is MSGFLGKLSPTKRVVAGNNNDLPLFYSNSMERCPRDTPRVTATLGELLMNVDDASNDHRGLEMASPLTSSASSFNSWTSAPASSITSSPFVLSFTDLTYSVKIKKKFPPFCGNSSSNDSALNTKILLNGISGEAHEGEMMAVLGASGSGKSTLIDALANRIAKDSLRGSITLNGEVLESSLQKVISAYVMQDDLLFPMLTVEETLMFSAEFRLPRSLSKKKKKARVQSLIDQLGLRSAARTMIGDEGHRGISGGERRRVSIGIDIIHDPIILFLDEPTSGLDSTSAYMVIKVLQRIAQSGSIVIMSIHQPSYRIMGLLDRLIFLSRGNTVFSGSPTYLPQFFSEFDHPIPENENKTEFALDLIRELENSPEGTKKLVEYHKEWRAKQQAAARYYNNGITLKEAITASISKGKLVSGAATTTNSPSSFQTYANPFWIEMIVIGKRSVLNSMRQPELIGMRIGAVMVTGIILATMFTKLDNSPKGVQERLGFFAFAMSTTFYTCAEAIPVFLQERYIFMRETAYNAYRRSSYVLSQSIISIPSLIFLAACFAATTFFAVGLAGGASGFLFFFLTILASFWAGSSFVTFLSGVVSNVMLGFTVVVAILAYFLLFSGFFISRDRIPLYWIWFHYLSLVKYPYEGVLQNEFEDTTKCFVRGIQIFDNSPLGQFPNAVKLSLLKSMSGVLGINVTAETCVTTGIDILKQQGVTEISKWNCLWITVAWGFFFRVLFYFTLLIGSKNKRR